In Hydractinia symbiolongicarpus strain clone_291-10 chromosome 15, HSymV2.1, whole genome shotgun sequence, one DNA window encodes the following:
- the LOC130629259 gene encoding uncharacterized protein LOC130629259, giving the protein MDFKKHELEIPDFDDYFKNNMVDMDAITLTEDDIDNPYVKLNVTMLSKYPMEHLKQWLVFRGDTLRGIHTLKDAQVRVWNYFENKNNQKIVDPTPDKLWIRKKAMELGKILKPLWKEGSLPEAPSAIQNDMKNPLDLTGWSKSLQGVPVFTVTQMTDYHTKVNNTFVEKAKTIKKHFARGEQFVEEKYIDTSTIYVKQDNNIFCIKGIAAASLKKMNRWVFIVLNKINGEVVFAHCQCPAGKTGTCSHCYAVMKLLAKWVVDELRMIPEPKACTSMPCVWNVPQAREYMQKPPVSELTIKSPDSKRNATNTEGASKKGITSSLYEPRSEHNRDTRSDSLRILLDNVTNFHGKAHAPKIMNTNPQLYTQTQFGPVPFGSILSYQCALMPPDFKVYCNIKEDGNKGDRVLFSDFTDHFFKQNDNVIDNYANEIHLVEQKKLMLLQNLKEQAADAISIEKNTRDQANNPNWFKYRENRFTASLCNKLGNSGPKTERGLKTLARNIVHGCVPQQFLKVKFEYGRYHEPIAIAHYERYMKIAGFQVVVENNGLTIDQNNYVLGATPDGRVNCNGFYGILEVKCSHLYRDIDPKLVCSVAKNPCILYDSNTENIKINKDHTYYNQIQMQLAITCQTWCDFIFYTSKGLVIDRVPFDMKYWQELQKNILRFYFTYMLPQIIEKDQDKLM; this is encoded by the exons atggattttaaaaaacacgAGTTGGAGATACCAGATTTTGATGattatttcaaaaacaacatggtTG aTATGGATGCCATTACTCTCACAGAAGATGATATTGACAACCCATATGTAAAATTAAATGttacaatgctttcaaaatatcctATGGAACATTTAAAACAGTGGTTAGTATTTAGAGGAGACACTCTACGTGGTATTCACACACTAAAAGATGCCCAAGTTAG AGTATGGAACTACTTTGAGAATAAAAACAATCAGAAGATTGTTGATCCAACACCTGATAAGCTTTGGATTAGGAAAAAAGCAATGGAGCtaggaaaaattttaaaaccgctTTGGAAAGAAGGCTCACTACCTGAAGCACCCTCAGCAATACAAAATGATATGAAAAATCCATTGGACCTCACTGGCTGGTCAAAGTCTTTGCAAGGTGTACCTGTCTTTACCGTTACGCAAATGACAGACTATCACACAAAAGTAAACAATACATTTGTTGAAAAggctaaaacaattaaaaaacattttgcaagAGGTGAACAATTTGTAGAAGAAAAATACATTGATACCAGCACAATATATGTCAAACAAGACaataatatattttgtataaaaggTATAGCTGctgcaagtttaaaaaaaatgaatagatGGGTGTTTATTGTacttaacaaaattaatggTGAAGTTGTATTTGCACATTGTCAATGTCCAGCCGGAAAAACCGGCACATGTTCGCATTGCTATGCCGTTATGAAACTGTTAGCTAAATGGGTAGTTGATGAATTGCGTATGATTCCAGAGCCTAAAGCATGCACATCAATGCCATGTGTTTGGAATGTACCGCAGGCAAGAGAATATATGCAAAAGCCACCTGTCTCAGAACTAACCATTAAATCACCAGATTCAAAAAGGAATGCCACAAATACTGAAGGAGCTTCTAAAAAAGGAATTACATCTTCATTGTACGAGCCAAGATCTGAACATAACAGAGACACACGTAGTGACAGTTTGAGAATTTTGCTTGACAACGTCACTAATTTTCATGGCAAAGCACATGCACCAAAAATTATGAACACAAATCCTCAGCTATACACGCAAACACAATTTGGGCCGGTGCCATTTGGATCTATTCTGAGCTACCAATGTGCCTTAATGCCACCAGATTTTAAAGTTTACTGTAACATTAAGGAGGATGGAAACAAGGGCGACCGGGTTTTGTTTTCAGATTTTACTGaccacttttttaaacaaaatgacaATGTTATCGATAATTATGCCAATGAAATTCATTTAGTTGAGCAAAAAAAGCTAATGTtactacaaaatttaaaagagcAGGCAGCTGATGCAATCAGCATCGAAAAAAATACACGAGACCAAGCTAACAATCCAAATTGGTTCAAGTATAGAGAAAACAGATTTACTGCCTCACTGTGCAACAAACTTGGAAACAGTGGACCCAAAACAGAAAGAGGCTTAAAAACTTTAGCACGAAATATAGTGCATGGTTGTGTACCACaacagtttttaaaagttaaatttgagTATGGACGATATCATGAACCCATAGCCATTGCACATTATGAAAGATACATGAAGATTGCAGGTTTCCAAGTTGTTGTGGAAAATAATGGTTTAACAATAGATCAAAATAATTATGTGCTTGGAGCTACACCAGATGGAAGAGTTAACTGCAATGGCTTTTATGGCATCCTTGAGGTAAAATGCAGTCACTTGTACAGAGACATAGATCCAAAGTTAGTGTGTTCTGTGGCGAAAAACCCTTGCATTCTCTATGACAGCAatacagaaaatatcaaaataaataaagatcaCACATATTACAATCAGATACAAATGCAATTGGCTATCACATGTCAAACATggtgtgattttattttttatacctcAAAAGGTCTTGTAATCGACAGAGTGCCATTTGACATGAAATACTGGCAAGaactacaaaaaaacattttacggTTTTACTTTACATATATGCTACCACAAATCATAGAGAAAGATCAGGACAAATTGATGTAA